The DNA segment TAAAGTACAAGGTACATTTTATTATAGTAGAAAAAATAGACGCGATACGCGTATTATTTCGCTTGTTTCGCGAAAACAAAGGGCAATATCTTTGATAATTGATAAAGATTGATGTgcagtttttttttctcaaaaataccaatttcaaatgAAAGACACTagcataacctaaagttgtttcAAATTGTAAGTTCAATTTCAGAagtcaaatagtttttttttattgaaataatttgtgatGTTAAACGCAAACGTaacctacaattaaaaaaaactttgaatcttCTTTGGAATGTAAtggttttctaaataaaaattttaatatttgaataaaaactaacacaattcaaaattgttgtaaattgtCCTATTTAAGAAAGTTACTGGATttgaatctaatgatttttgtttaaaaataacgatTTAAGGTAAAAACACGCCAATATAATCTAAAGTTGTTTgagaaattataaacattctttgaaaactaataattttattatcaacaGGACCATATATTTCCGACGAAACCCCTAAGAcaggataagaaaaaattattttaaaaagagtaaattttcttcgaaactctACCGACAATAATGAGTGCGAGATTGTCGATAATTTCATGCCATCAATTTTGTGAGATAGGATTTATTATCTATATATGTAGGTGATACTtacgaaaaattttttcaattctgcattttcttttcaatgtttcattaaatttcataacTTCAGTTGGATCAGACAGTggtagcaaatttttaattaaatccatGTCGTCTTGAACCAACGTCTCTTCCCTTTTATCCAAACTTGTCACCCGTGTTGTTAAATCCTTCAAGTCTATTCTAATTTCTGCGAGAAGTCTTAGTGTTTTCTTGAACATCTCGGGGACTGATTGCTGATCCGTACCATGACCTGGGTagcaagaaaactaattttatcaaataatcatAATTCATAATcattaatcatttcacaaaaaattaaaaatacttcacaAGTTTTTGGAAAGTTCACAAAAATCTCAAACTTTCAGAAagattcaaaaggtttcaaaagatttcagagatttattCATTTCAAGATCCAAAAATTCTAAACATGtcgaaatatttccaagatttctatTCTACTtggtaaatactttttaaataaaattcagaaaattacaaagatatcagaaatatttcaaagcctctaaaatttgagaaaatttttcgaaaatttttttcgaaaattacaaatatttcaaagaaaattacaaagatttcaaaacatgggtaatcatttcaaaaatattttaaagcatttctcaaagttttcaaaagattccaaaatatttctaacatttcaaagaaattcacaaatattGCAAAGCTATTATTTCTGAATAGGAACTCTCTTTTATCATATTCataacaattcttttatttattagtcttgttaaatatcaataaaaagatcacattttcgaaaatttgaaatgtaattctTGGTTTAAACTTGCATTCCTGGTTAATTCCGTTTTTTAACTTAATTGCCGACTATATCCCAGTTTTCCCGGCAGTAGACACcctaaaaatgtaatcaaaaaaataaatcaatgaaaaattgttcacttACTCGGTGCATCTATTTCTTCACCATTTTCCCCTATTGGGCGACGTGGTGTTTTTGTTCGGTTGCCTCGGCCTAAGTTGTTTTCATCAGTTGTCTGGTAATTTGCATCAGTCGTTCTTCTCCTAGCACTTTGATAAGTCGCTGCAATACAAATGCACTTTTACTATGAAAATGGaggtttaattgtaaaaatttaagaattacaaTTCTCAAATCTAcgaaattgaacagttaaaaatGGGAAACACTCAAAATTGAATCTATTTAGACTTTAAATCtctaaatttgaactatttcaaaaCAGCATTCAAAATTACGTCATTTTATACtgaaaactttccaaattaaTTGATCTTtcattgtaaattgtaaaaatgtaagaatttcaactttaaaatatacaaaattgaaattttaaaccctctaaaaagaatatatttcaggGATTCCAACGAAATTAAAAGGCATCttcagatattttcaaattatttcttaaagttctatattatttacctgaaaataatgctaagtataaaaagtcactgaaaataatgcagtttttgtcaaatataaataatgcaggcacattgtcaaatttgtgtttcgttaaatttttatttggaaaaaacaaaaaggaacgtaacgaaagttTCGCTACGTTCCCtttcgttcttttttatataaaatacgattaaaacataattttaacatTGTGCCTTCATAGGCTTattatgtttttatcattttttggacTGAGCTTAGTTTTaagccaaattcttttaaatttatggaaataattgGTAAATATCCAATATGCCCcgtaatttcgttcgaatccctcATATATTTAAACTTCAAATCGTTTATTCACGAAGTTACGAGTATTTGAATTTCACCGtccattttggaaaatgaacatcaatattttaaatatattcggTTAAAGAgatttattacaataaaaaattaggaaaaattgtattcaattcttttgaaacttattAAATCGACGAATATTTCTTATTCACATTCATTTCCCATGGGGAAAAAGACTCTGTATATCAGGAAATAATAAGAAAACTCACAGGGGTATTTATCAAATTCGACAGCAAGCTGCCTCCATGTATCTTTATTGACTTCAGCTTTGCTAGAAATTAAATTGGTAACCAGATTCTTATTTTCAGTATCTGGCCACCAACACATGTCGAAGCGTTTGCCGTCCTTGCCCAGAAAAATGGAAACTCACTCTGCTGGGACCTCCGAGTACGCACTTTCTTCGTCAGTGCATTGTAGCAAATTTTACAACTGCAAATGGTTTTTCCAGAGCGATAGGTTCCTGCAATCATAGAATACAAATTGGAATACAAATCATCGAATtgatttcaggttaaaaattgaaacaatagtAAATGAAGTTTCAGACTCACACGTAACCTTCATAGGAACTTTAAGAAAAACAAGTTATATGTATATACAGTATTTACTATAATATATAGCTTGTTTGATTCTCGAGAGAATCTTTTTAGGAACCGAATGAGCCATTAATGATAAAGATCGAATCAAAATTACAATTGTTAtctaaattctaaagaaaaaatacagcacttcaaataactaattttcaataaataatcacatattcaactatttttacaaaaaggaaCACTTAAATTCTCTTTCAAATGTTgttatacttaaaaatgtatctatttttctcgattttataaaccatttcaaatattactaaattttgaggttatgcttGATCTCCTAAGACATCCTTATTAATAGCGTTAAAAATTTGCACCTAACAGTTGTGCAGTATTTGATAAATTAACCTTTAACCTCACTAGTGGAaagaaaataaaatctgaaaatcaTTTAGAGCAAAAAGTATCAAAcaggaaaataaatattgtttaggtACTTACATAATTGTCTGCAACACCATCAACACCAGCATATGCGACGTATAAAAATGGACAGGcgctataattttgaaattacttccGTTCCTAAATTGACCGCTGTGATTGGTTTACGAGaactaaaaactttgaatttaaaccCTCCCCCAATAGCAGTACACCCATATTCCGTAAAGACTAATGATGGCGACAACCGCCTGAAGCTGCGTGTGTAGAAAACATCGgtatcagagatgaggtgggagattgccgagataatggtagttgcggtacggggcgtcggagtggagaattatatatataggacatcacattttctgccctatcgaggtgctgccctcatcgtactacgaagtcgaattcttattttctcattcttcgtaaaatataacggtaaagcagtagaaagattttttgaggttagaaaagtttgacatgtatgtatcgcagaattttttcagatctgaagcttgatccaggttttcagtacattcttttttttaattatgaaaaaaatgttctcgaaaaatcatatttttaatttttaaaaaagtattataaaaagacaattCGAGATaaaaaagtgtggaaaacattgttctttgacaaaatattttttttaattgaaataatcaaatatttataccaaagaaacaactttttaaatgtttgaagtgtttaaacattattgtttaaatttaaaatgacaataattaaaacaaaatatatttctggataagatattttggttgaaaatgtatatagtattttttaaatcacaaaagttgttccgaaaaatcgaaatgttaattaaaaaacacgtgtatTTGTATATCAATTTatcggtaaatttttttataattttaattttaacccttCAGCGCCCCTAGGTGCCATATAGCATCGCTGCGACCGCAGATGCACTATCATTTGTATCGCTCGTGAATTACGCCCAGTGATGCCAAATGGTATCATTGCGTAATTCTGAAACTTCTGGATGTGTCTTGACAAAACCTGGCACCTACTTTATTGATACCCAAGACATCATTATGCTTGagtttcacgaaaattttaagacataaaaaaaatcttgGGCGCTGACGGGTtaacttcaaacaatttttaacactttaaatattaaacaaaaatttatttgataacaatattttattatcgtatttttaataaataattaatactgatcaagaaacaattttctttggagaattttattatttgggaatttttaaattcgttaatattataaactgttcaggaattttattagttttggaattgtatttttcgggacagagagttttaccgagtcgggaattttatttttcgggatatttcagccgtccccatagaattacagaaaatttactctaattataatctcggcgcttgatcttgttaattttttcctacagtattaataaaaaaaaatgtatggaaatttttgaaatcacaaagttaaagataatcacaactgaaaatttaaaaattcgctgtacattcaatttttattcttggatcttggcgattttttcttAATCTATCTCAGccactggtaggcttttttgacgtctaggtatgtaaaaaaggtaaacttcagaaaatttaaaaactaatttaagaactatttatactcttttaagatatcaatacaatttacacaacattaattaaaaatttgcaaatttttaggccttcagttataggttaggtcaaaaataacattctgggattcgaaattgttacaacgcgaaaaagttttaatttaaaatttaaaaatgcgaaaatacaccattttccatgttcatttgcaatccagcgagtcactttctttctaTTCCTTTGAAAGTcaatcctttgctttcagttttctttttaaaatataccttgaattcaaagcatttcaaattaaatgtttgcaggcgcatttagattgaattatacaaaggttttttattttaaatataaattaattaaaacattttatttgtttttcacaattgtaaattataacttctaaaatggaataattgtagctcaaacatgaaaaagtatagactaatttcaaatttaaagaagttctatcacatatattgaactattaaaacatCTGAcctttttgaaggtttttaaaactcttttaaaaacttgctttaacaatttcggttgtgatttcttaataaaagaataagtgctatttagtctccagaacagcattttcaaaaatatgtaaacccttaatagttgagacattttaaatttgtagtcttcacagta comes from the Belonocnema kinseyi isolate 2016_QV_RU_SX_M_011 chromosome 6, B_treatae_v1, whole genome shotgun sequence genome and includes:
- the LOC117174308 gene encoding uncharacterized protein LOC117174308; its protein translation is MCWWPDTENKNLVTNLISSKAEVNKDTWRQLAVEFDKYPSTYQSARRRTTDANYQTTDENNLGRGNRTKTPRRPIGENGEEIDAPSHGTDQQSVPEMFKKTLRLLAEIRIDLKDLTTRVTSLDKREETLVQDDMDLIKNLLPLSDPTEVMKFNETLKRKCRIEKIFHKSHSIAFLGCLLAHL